From a single Cloacibacillus sp. genomic region:
- a CDS encoding ornithine cyclodeaminase family protein, with protein MLILNEKTLVETVDFDELTEKIERTMLFADEGNFAMPLRSNISLNGSDSLMLMPCVTPEAWGCKLLTLRPGNPQKGMPFINGAVMLFDAETGEPKALLEGKMVTALRTGAVGGAGIKNTARADIRSLGLVGTGAQGYWQAQFGCAARKGVKEVWIYDAMTEKLPVFAKQLQAVLPGVEVKSAASAVELLEKTEAVMTATPSKSPLFPDDEKLLAGHAFSGIGSYMPDMREFPDGLFKLTGGDVYVDTPHALDETGDLITPLENGALRRGDIHTLAELIGGKRKKESETTFFKSVGMALFDIAAADYLCEKAARKGLGQNVEF; from the coding sequence GTGCTGATACTTAACGAAAAGACGCTGGTTGAGACGGTAGACTTCGACGAATTGACCGAAAAGATAGAGCGGACGATGCTCTTCGCGGACGAGGGAAACTTCGCGATGCCGCTGCGCTCGAACATTTCGCTTAACGGCAGCGACTCCCTGATGCTCATGCCCTGCGTCACGCCCGAGGCCTGGGGCTGTAAGCTCCTCACGCTGCGCCCCGGCAATCCGCAAAAGGGGATGCCCTTCATCAACGGCGCGGTGATGCTCTTTGACGCGGAGACGGGAGAGCCGAAGGCGCTGCTTGAGGGCAAAATGGTGACGGCGCTCCGCACCGGGGCCGTCGGCGGCGCGGGCATAAAAAACACGGCGCGCGCCGACATCCGTTCCTTAGGGCTTGTCGGTACGGGGGCGCAGGGTTACTGGCAGGCGCAGTTCGGCTGCGCGGCGCGCAAAGGCGTTAAAGAGGTCTGGATATACGACGCGATGACGGAAAAACTTCCCGTGTTCGCGAAACAACTGCAGGCGGTGCTGCCTGGCGTGGAGGTAAAGAGCGCCGCGAGCGCCGTGGAGCTGCTCGAAAAGACGGAGGCGGTGATGACTGCCACCCCTTCCAAGAGCCCGCTCTTTCCCGACGACGAAAAGCTGCTCGCGGGACACGCCTTCTCCGGCATCGGCTCCTACATGCCCGACATGCGGGAATTCCCCGACGGACTCTTCAAGCTCACGGGCGGCGACGTCTATGTTGACACCCCCCACGCGCTGGACGAGACCGGCGACCTGATAACGCCGCTGGAAAACGGCGCGCTGCGGCGCGGCGATATCCACACGCTCGCTGAGCTGATCGGCGGCAAACGTAAAAAAGAGAGCGAGACCACCTTCTTCAAATCCGTCGGCATGGCGCTCTTCGACATCGCCGCGGCGGACTATCTCTGCGAAAAGGCGGCGCGCAAGGGGCTTGGGCAGAACGTGGAATTCTGA
- a CDS encoding helix-turn-helix transcriptional regulator — MNKRKIPTELLSYMDLVKGLGEILGRDCEILLHDVSNPEHSIIACANAQVSGRGVGSPMTDFGLRMLKDPKYQKMTGVYNYRARTGDGRLLKCGVCFIRDAAGRIVGFLCINMDVTKIAAAREALDEFFRADAPGEGAENYCEHFSKEVGDVVSDSIASVKKEWGGDLSALPRSDKVKVVARLDEMGFFLVKGAMERLSEEMKKSKFTLYAYLRSVHPRE, encoded by the coding sequence ATGAATAAACGCAAGATACCAACGGAGCTGCTGTCCTACATGGACCTGGTGAAGGGGCTTGGGGAGATACTCGGCAGGGACTGTGAAATATTGCTGCACGACGTCTCAAACCCCGAACATTCGATCATCGCCTGCGCCAACGCCCAGGTGAGCGGGCGCGGCGTCGGCTCGCCGATGACGGATTTCGGCTTGCGGATGCTGAAGGACCCCAAGTACCAGAAGATGACGGGGGTCTACAACTACCGGGCCAGGACCGGAGACGGGCGGCTCCTCAAATGCGGCGTCTGTTTTATCAGGGATGCCGCCGGGCGCATAGTCGGCTTCCTCTGTATCAACATGGACGTCACTAAGATCGCCGCCGCGCGGGAGGCGCTAGACGAGTTTTTCCGTGCGGACGCCCCTGGGGAAGGCGCGGAGAACTACTGCGAACACTTCTCGAAGGAGGTCGGCGACGTCGTATCCGACTCGATCGCGTCGGTCAAAAAGGAGTGGGGCGGCGACCTATCCGCGCTGCCGCGCTCCGACAAGGTCAAGGTGGTGGCCCGCCTCGACGAGATGGGCTTTTTCCTTGTCAAGGGGGCGATGGAACGCCTCTCCGAAGAGATGAAAAAGAGCAAGTTTACGCTCTACGCCTACCTGCGCTCCGTTCACCCCCGGGAATAG